Sequence from the Amaranthus tricolor cultivar Red isolate AtriRed21 chromosome 1, ASM2621246v1, whole genome shotgun sequence genome:
ACAGCTACAGCGCTCTAATTATGCGTTTGTCGTTTCTCATTCTTTTCTGTATTGTATCTTTTTGTGTGTTTTGGGGGAGGTGTTGGGGAAATATGTGTTGGCAAATATTGCACATCAAGAAAGAGAAACATTTGAGACTTGAGACATTGCTAATTGCATCTAGAAGTTGAATAAGTTCAGCTTTCCTTGCCACTGGTTTGAAGCATTTAATGTTTCTAAGTGCCTTGTGTTACCTGGCAAAAGCTACCAGTTTCTTCCCTTTAATACCCAAAAGTGCTAGCAAGATAATTTTGTCCTGTATGTGAAATTGTGAATGGGTCTAATtacattttcaattataattttgtaGGTTTAGTATCTATTGCCATCATAGTAAATATTCCAGGACCCTGTATAAGAATGTGTTTCAGCTCTATCTTTCACATTCACTATATTTAGCTTCTTTTCCTCAGTGCTCTTCATATAGGACTTGTTTTTTTTGGATGGAATTGGATTGGTTGAAAAAGTCGATAATTACTACCATTTGGTTGCTCATAATAACATTCTCATGATAACATTGTTAAGTATATACACGAGGTTACCTTCTTGGAAGTAGTGTCTTTTACTGTTATATTGTGTTCTATTGAATGAactagaaaatattttatttgaattttcaaacATGATACATGGGTTTACTCTATCCAATTCTTTTACAATTATCTTGTTTTAACACttcgcccccccccccccccccccaaatgACCTTGCTGTTTGTTGCTTTCCAAATATTTTGATTATCACTCgctaagacatcattttctgcACATTTCTAAATAGAAAGTTGGGAAGTAGTGTTGAAGTCTGGATGATGAATAGCAGAGAGGAGTGctatcattgatacttattaGTACAGCATTTCAATCCGTAGGTTTAAAGTTACAAAGGTTTGAATCTGATGGAATAACTGGGCATGCTGGCTGGTAAAGATTTTTGTAGGATCAGAGTTTTGACTAATCTAGCTTTTATCTCAAATTGAAGGTGATTGAACATAAGCCATATGATCACAAAGCGGATGTCTTCAGTTTTGCAATTGTACTGTGGGAGATACTGACAGGAAAGGTATGCATTTACAGTTTCTTTGTACAATTGTATGCTATGttgcttttttcttttaaatgatAGTTTCCCTGTTTTCAGCTACCATATGAGTACTTAACCCCATTACAAGCTGCTGTTGGAGTAGTGCAAAAGGTAAACTTGATCTTCCCTACTCTTAAAATTTTTCTGATGATTAATGTTAACAATGTTTCGTATCTCTGAATAGAGTCTACGGCCCACTATTCCGAAGAATTGTCATCCTAAGCTCGCCGAGCTGCTGGAAAGATGCTGGCAGCAGGATCCTGCGTTGAGACCCGACTTCTCCGAAATAATACCAGTCCTGCAGCAAATAGCGAAAGAGGTAGAttcccctcccccccccccccctcatGACAGcggttttgttttcttttcctGGTGCATGAATGCTTTTGACCTTCCTTCAGGAATCAGCCAAAGGCTCAACACATCCTTGCTAAAATCTTTCCCCCCTaattcaatgaacattgaaaccCAGGAGCTGTTATTCTACTGCTTGCGGTTGTGTTTTAGTAGTTGTACAGATGTGACCCTTCTTCGCTGTCAAATGCTGTTTtgttacaataaaaattattaggaGCTTGTAGGCTCTTGTTCTTTTGCATAAAAAAGACTGTAataatctaaattaataaatgatAATGGAACAGGTTGCTAGTGCAGAAGGCCAGAAGGACAAACATGCGGGCGGATTCTTCTCATCTCTTAGAAGAGGTCATCATCACTAAGCTGATCAAGGTTTTGGGTCTTATTAAATGGTTTATCTTTTTGTACTAATTTCTAATTGCCAGGGCCATTCTGCATATTTTTACCCCTCTTATAGTGTACAGTGATTTGTCAATACAACTGTTATTTATAGGTTTCTTTGTGTCGAAGTAAGCATATTCTTTATAGCTGTGCGTTTGTTGCCCCGTCTTCATCATCCATAAGGGGGGCACATTGAGTGATTTTTGTAGACTGAAACCTCCTGCGGCCAAGAATTAAAAATGACAAAGTGCTGATTTTTGTTCTATCAAGGGCTATGTGGGATTTGCAGGTTTCTTGCTGAATGTTTGACATAGTTGGAATTAACTCTTTGACATTGTCCTTTGTTGCTACTTCTCTTTAAGGTACATGCACCCGTGCCTCTATCCTTTAATGCTCAGCTTGAGTTTAGTGTTTAAAGTATCAAGGAAATGCAAAAATCTTGATCAGCCCATCCGTATTCATCAGAGGGCTTTTTTTGGTAATGATGGAAATAAGCACTTGTGTCGAAGACCATACAATATCGAAATAGAACTTTTTGCTTTAAAAGCGTCTAAGTGTGTCATGTTTTCATTTCAATACAGGcactattaatttatttgaatatatgGCTTGcataatttatgatataaacGAAGTTTTCATCTTGCACTCAAAAGTGATTCTCAATAATTTGTATACATGTCTTTTCAGCCAAAACATGTTTTGGCTTAATAATTTCATTGTAAAACAAACCTACTCCATTTGAggccaaaatttaaaattatttctcataaatataaattttcacacCAAAATTTTCTATAATAAATGTGAGCAAGATTGGTAAGAGTTTATTGATTATAACTTATTTTGATtcttatcatattttttttcaataataaaagtaagcaAGACTGGGAAGAGTTTATTGATTATAACTTGTTTTGATTCTTaccatattttttttggttgaatttttttattgtaattttaacaattatgtagtgaaagtaaatatttatagtcATTTAGTTCAAAATTTATGAGAGGTTATGCTCTATAATTCAAGCTATTAGtcctatttgttttttaatattatttaactactttttaatttgtttttattcttaatctatgatTATGGTgaagtgatattttttttatgaattattggaTAGGGTGAGGGAAAGGGAACGTTGGGTGAGATTTAATTCCAAGACCTTGTCTAGGAAAGACGATACTTGCTCCAACTGAAATAAGATCTAATTATTCATTAGTGATTTTATTTGATGTATCTTGAAACAAAAATTATCAATCAATCTTTTATAATTGTTGATTCTGTACATTTAGATACTTCtatattaacaattaaataGTGTACTGGAAAATATGTTCAAACAAATAAGACTAATAGGCAGAATTGAAGGGGGTAATAAATTAACTTATAGACAAGGTCGTCTTTGACATTTTAAAGGCCCTgagcaaaatataaattataggcCCCTTAAATCCAAAATTACATTCTATTACATTTTGGTATTTGTAAATTTGTTTATCAATACTTCAATTAgtacaattattttttatcaatataataaaatattgctaaattttataattacatgGAACAAACaactattaattataaattcaaatagccattctttttaagtttaatgttTAAATCTCTATATATTATCACTTGGCTTAAttgaactaataataaaagtagtaattaaaaattatcaagagTGATTATATTGTTCAcctacaataatttatactagcATATCGTAATCATTCAATACAAGCtgataaaacaaatttattagccaattatcttttaaaaaatagattGAATATGAATACgaataaattttaatacttttcCTATCTAATTTTGCTACACAATACACAAAAAGccctcattttaattttaaccatataGCAAAAAATATGAGGCCCTCTATAAATTGAGACCCTGAGCGGTAGCTCATACCGCTCCCCCTGGTAGCCGGCCCTGCTTATAGAATTATGTAAATTAACTAATGTAAATGACATATTATGTTTGCTATTAACTTAATTATTACAAACTTttttgttataacttataaggataaaattgtatatatttagcATTCTAAAATCATGTCCAAGTGAGAGTCTCTTAATATATAAAATCTTGATGTgtcatatttttttggcaatagTAGTAATACTTAGTAGTTAAGTAATATCTATAGTATTATCTATATTAATAGTTGgtatttttgataaataaatttgatcttgacagatttaatatttatagtattatttttttggcaataatagtaatagtagtTTAGTAATATCATCTATATTAGACAAGAAAAGATGGCATTAGTTGCGCCACCACAACTAACATCGACGACGAGGCGTAACATAGATGATAGAACGTGACATGTATCTAGAAAATTATCCTCTCTCGTGCTGATGAATACTCACGCTTTGGAGGTGTGGTGTGCCCAAAAGCTCAAAACAATGAACTGTAGCTGTTTGTGATGGTCAACAAGAACCAAAAGTGTCACGTGATTTATCATGTTTTTTAGTTGATCTTTTTCCCGCCAAATAAATGTACAAGCGTTGCGTCCAGCTTGCTATTCACCAAAAAGCCGTTATTGTACACATTTTGCATTTGACTTGTATTTATCTTATGAAgtacttttatattttgttttcaaatttattcttttaacgATACGTTTGGTAAttatgtttattcttctttaacaatcttattttttttacaaaattcattttaatgcattattatttaaatatgtggtattaggtagtaatgaaaaattaaacaaatatatattcttttatgatcaaacttttattattatggaaatgacatgatacatattacctattataaaatttacactacaaattatttttattctcacTATTTGGTACCAATTATCAAACGGACCGTAAATATGTTATTACTTCATTATTCTTATTAACCAAGCTCTCGGAATCAAAAAAATTCTCACGTACCCtagctattttttaaaaaggtcaACTATCAATGTTGGTGTAGGCAGAGCTGTAAAGTGTAAAATGAGTCAGCaatataaataacaactaaCAAAGAAGTTGCTCATTTTCAATTGCTCGTGTAGATGTTGGTATTTTCTTGCCAATTTTTCACGGCATCTTTAGACTCAAGTACTATGACTCTGAGTATTTCACAATTTGTAGAAGGAtgtggtaaaaaaaaaacaaaaaaatcaaattttattattatgataagtataataattaatttcaaaataaaaacaaaattttatacaAGAGAAATAAtgttgaataatttttttaaaatgtaatgTATCTTTATAAAaggattttttaatatttatttatttaaaatttaagttttattataaatattaaaataatatgtagaataaaaatcccaaaagcCAAAGCAACTCATTTATTTGCttattatattaaatcaatCCACTTTCCACATTCTACAATACCATAAGCCTTTCCTCAACAATAAATCTCTCAAAAAACCCTACTAAAAACTTCTAAAATCTTCTCTACCCTTTCAAATATTATTCAAATTCATCCAACTTAAGATAAAATAACAATCAACTTTATACTTTATTCCATCTTAATTCTTACCTGTATATTCAAATTTAACACAcatttttttccatttaatttatttatagatatataaatcCTTTTTTCATACAAATGAACTTTTCCTTAAGAAAATCTATATCACTCAATAAAACAACTTATAAATCTTCCTTTTTTAAAAACCATAGCTGTCCTTCATCCTCCATTGTTGAtcatccttctccttccttcaACCTACCTGCCGCCACTGACTATGCTGGCGGCCATTATTCCATGACCGCCACCGACTATGCTGGCGGCCATTATTCGATGACCTCTACTCCTTCTGCAGCTAATAACCAACAAATAATTGTTAATATTAATGGGTTTAATTCAATTTCTTCAAACCTTGAAGATGATGGAAAAGAGAAGGAAGGTCATGGACGTTCTCTTGCTTATACCTCGCCCTCCTCCatggatttttcttttaaacgaACAAGTTCAGCAATAGTGGAGGACCCCACTTTTTCATCGACGGATTTTTTGTTGATGGGTAAATTTTTAGAGCAAGATTTACAAAGGGTTAAATCATTAGATATTGAAATGGGAGATAATCAACAAAatgatcatcaaaataatagtaTTTGGCGTCAAGGATCAGGTCTTCCACCATTACCTAAGCATGATAATCAATCTCGTTTAAGTGATGTTCAAAGCTCTGATTTTGTTAGTAATAATAGATTAAATCATATGTTAAGCATGCAAAGTAatcatagtaataataataatgatcatgGGTCTAGAGATCATACAAGGGTTTCTTTTCAAGAAAAACCATGTTCTTCtcatgatgatgataataatgatggtgatgatgatgatgatgatgatcatcatcatcatcatgatggTGTTGTTCATGATGAGGATAATAATGGGTCGTCAGCAATGAAGATGAATGGTGGTGGTATGCATGTTCATAAGAGAagatcatcatcaaaactctcAAAAGCTAATTTTATGCATGAGCACGCCATTCGAGGGGATGATCATCATGAGGTTTTGAGATGTACATCCATTAATTCTTCACCCAAAAAGATGAGTAATGCTGTTTCCATTTCTAAGACTAGGTCTAGACTAATGGATCCACCATTAGACCAATTTTCTTGTTCCGGGGTGTTACATAGATCAGGGCAACTCAtcagtaacaataacaataacaatatcaataaatcGGGTGCCATTAAATCATCGAAtcttgaagaagaagaggatGATCCTTTCATTGAGGATGATTTTCCTGAGGAGTTTAAAAAAGCACAAATAAGTACTTTGGTGATTCTTGAATGGGTAAGCCTTGTAGCCCTAGTAGGTTCTTTGATTTGTAGTCTTGTTATTCCTGTTTTAAAGGTTAAATCTATATGGGAACTTAAGCTATGGAAATGGGAAGTTTTTGGGCTTTCTTTAGTTTGTGGGAGATTACTTTCAGGATGGGGGATTAAGATcattgtattcttcattgagaggAATTTCTTGCTTAGGAAAAGGGTTTTGTACTTTGTTTATGGGTTAAAAAAGGCAGTTCAAAATGTGATTTGGTTAGGGCTTGTTCTATTAACTTGGCATTGTATCTTTAATAGAAAAGTTGAGAATGGCGCCAATAGTGAGCCTCTTAAGGTAGTCACTAAACTTTTAGTGATAGGTGAAATCGGGGCGGTTTTATGGCTGTTAAAGATATTAATGGTTAAAGTCTGTGCCTCGAGTTTTCATGTTAAGGCGTTTTTTGAAAGAATTCAAGAATCGCTATTCAATCAGTTTGTGATCGAGACACTTTCAGCTCCGCCCTTATTCGAGCTTAAAAATtctcaagaagaagaagatgatagGGCTATGGCCGAAGTACAAATGCTACAAAATGCAGGAATCAACATACCAATTGAGCTCAAAGCATCAATGTTTGCAAGAACCAAGAGTGGAAAAGGTTTGCAACATTTGAATAGTCAAGGGAGCAAGACTCTTGGAATGAATCCAACAACACCCCCAATTAAGAGTCCTGTAAGGCAAAGTCTTAGATTTTCAGGCCCAATTTCAAGAAAATATCATGATGAAGGGATTACAATTGATCGTttgcataaactaaatcaaaaaaatgtttCAGCTTGGAATATGAAGAGGCTAATCAAGATTGTAAGACATGGGTTTTTGACAACATTGGATGAACATATAGAGAATACAAATGCTATTCATGAAGATGAATATGCTCATCAAATTCGGAGTGAGGTTGAGGCTAAAGCTGCTGCTAGAAAAATATTCCGCAATGTTGCTAAGCCAAGGTCTAAgtaagtaaatttttttaatcaaatactcCTGTCTTGATAAATTTACTATTGATAATGACGTACTTTCTCATAACATTACACTATAAGTAACAAAGCtactggaaaaaaaaaacttttttatttacatGCAGCCTTTATAGGAGGGTCTGCATATGCAACATGCCCTAAATGCATTGGACTCTAAAAAATGAAGAGCATCAAATATTTAAGATACATTATATACTCGGGCATATTAACATAGAGTGCGTGATAGAAGGCTTTGATATAGAAAAATCCGTAGGGGGTTTCATTTATTAAAAGCGCATTGAGTCATCATAATATAAATCTTGCAATTTTTACTCTGCTCCCAACTACCTTCAATTTGTGTTGCAATTTTAGAAGACACATTCATTGTCTGGAGCTGATATTTTCGTTTGGAGCCAAATATTTATAGTTAGTTTGGTTTCAAATTACAACagattgattatattttttttcatatctGTTAACATACCAGGTATCTTTGTTATAATGATCTTCTACGATTTATGCAAGAAGATGAGGCTTTAAAGACGATGGGTCTTTTTGAAGGAGCTTCTGAAACTGGCAAGATAAGCAAGTCAGCTTTGAAAAACTGGGTGGTATGTCAAATTTTTACCTTAGATTGCATTTTTAAGAACTTCGTTCAATTGTTTTTTAATGGCAACAAAACTAATACAAACCCAATGAAAATGCATGTAAATGATATTTGAGGACCCTTAATTTAAGGTGATGATCGCATACCTAGCACATCCCAAAACCTTGGGGTGACAGATCGAATACCTTGCACATCCCAGAACCTTGGGATGACAATCACATACCTTGCACATCCCAGAACCTTGAGATGGCAATCGAATACCTTCACATCCCAGAATCTTGTGGTGACGATCGCATACCTTGCATATCCCAAAACCCTAGGGTGACAATCGCATACCTTGCAGATCCTATAACCTTGGAGTGACGATCAAACACCTTGCACATCCCAAAACCTCTCAAGGGAGTACATAGAACTACTATGGTTATTGAGGTCATTCATTACTAATTCCCGTCTGTGTTGTTGTTTCATTGTAATTAGACTAGGATTATGCTAAGTTTTGGGctaaacaataatataaccaaCTAATTATTGGCaagagtaatatatatatatatatatatatatatatatatatatatatatatatatatatatatatatatatatattgaggtAACAACCATCGGCTAAAGTAGTCACGAATTTGGATCTCACCCACGCCCTATCAAGTAGAATTATAAGCGTCTGTCGCATCCACAATATTTGCCCAAAGGACTCTTGTGAGGGGCATGATAAAGTAAATAACATGTTGAGACCTTAATTGTCAGTTAAAAATTTTGGCCGACTTGAATCTTACACGGCTCATCAATATCATTCCATCATGTATACTTACAC
This genomic interval carries:
- the LOC130798359 gene encoding mechanosensitive ion channel protein 6-like, which codes for MNFSLRKSISLNKTTYKSSFFKNHSCPSSSIVDHPSPSFNLPAATDYAGGHYSMTATDYAGGHYSMTSTPSAANNQQIIVNINGFNSISSNLEDDGKEKEGHGRSLAYTSPSSMDFSFKRTSSAIVEDPTFSSTDFLLMGKFLEQDLQRVKSLDIEMGDNQQNDHQNNSIWRQGSGLPPLPKHDNQSRLSDVQSSDFVSNNRLNHMLSMQSNHSNNNNDHGSRDHTRVSFQEKPCSSHDDDNNDGDDDDDDDHHHHHDGVVHDEDNNGSSAMKMNGGGMHVHKRRSSSKLSKANFMHEHAIRGDDHHEVLRCTSINSSPKKMSNAVSISKTRSRLMDPPLDQFSCSGVLHRSGQLISNNNNNNINKSGAIKSSNLEEEEDDPFIEDDFPEEFKKAQISTLVILEWVSLVALVGSLICSLVIPVLKVKSIWELKLWKWEVFGLSLVCGRLLSGWGIKIIVFFIERNFLLRKRVLYFVYGLKKAVQNVIWLGLVLLTWHCIFNRKVENGANSEPLKVVTKLLVIGEIGAVLWLLKILMVKVCASSFHVKAFFERIQESLFNQFVIETLSAPPLFELKNSQEEEDDRAMAEVQMLQNAGINIPIELKASMFARTKSGKGLQHLNSQGSKTLGMNPTTPPIKSPVRQSLRFSGPISRKYHDEGITIDRLHKLNQKNVSAWNMKRLIKIVRHGFLTTLDEHIENTNAIHEDEYAHQIRSEVEAKAAARKIFRNVAKPRSKYLCYNDLLRFMQEDEALKTMGLFEGASETGKISKSALKNWVVNAFRERRALALTLSDTKTAVNKLHKMVDVLVIIIIILIAAVWLNIITSRSVVFLSSQVVVAAFVFGNTCKNVFESIIFLFVVHPFDVGDRCEIEGVQMIVEEMNILTTVFLRYDNQKIIYPNYVLLSKPINNFYRSPDMGDAVEFCVNIATPPDKIALMKQRITSYILNKKEHWHPDPMVVTKDAESLYLIRMAVWVTHRMNFQDMGERWTRRALLVEECIKIFREMDIEYRSYPMNFSVNSMPAVCFPTPTFGSDPYISEGAKEIAHH